The genomic region GTCGCCAGGCGCACCCGCACGAGACACCGGCGGCGCCACCCATGGTCGATGTCGAGCGAAGGACGGTATTCGGACTCGAATCGCCGCGCGGCGAAGCAGCGGAGGGACCGAATGGCTAGTCGCGCCCACGCGAGGCGTGCACGTCTGGCGACCTTTGGCCTGGGTCTCGTCGTGACCGGCGTGGATCAGGCCATCAAGCTCATGGTGGACGCGGTGCTCCCGCCCGGCGGGGCCACGATCGGGCCGGTGTTCACCCTGCGGCGAGTGAACAATCCCGGCGTCAACTTCGGGCTGTTCAGCGACCATCCCGCACCGATCCTGATCATCACCGTGGCAATCGGCGTGGGCTTCGCCGCCTACGTCGCCGCGCGGCCGCCGCGGCGGTGGTGGCAGATTGCCGCCTTTGCGCTGCTGATCGGCGGCGCGTTCGGCAACGTGATTGACCGTCTGCGCATCGGCGCGGTCTTCGACTATCTCAACATTGCGCCGTTCGTTGGCTTTTTGAATTTCGCGGACCTGGCCATCGGCGCAGGGCTGATCGTGCTGGTTGCGGACAGCCTGCGCGAGCGGCGGCCGGCGGCCAATCCTCCGGCCGGCGCCAACGGGGGTCCGGCCCCACCGGGCTAGGCTATGGGTACCCCCGGCGCGATTCGAACGCGCGCGCCCGGCTCCGGAGGCCGGCGCTCTATCCACTGAGCTACGGGGGCTGCGCTGTCATTCTAGACGGCGCAATCCGTGACGAAAGGGTCCGGAGCGCATGGAGACATGGCGGCTGCTCGTTGACCCGGCAGCGGCCGGCGCGCGGAACATGGCGATCGACCAGGCCATGGCGGAAGCCGTGCAGCGCGGCGACGCTCCGCCCACGCTGCGCTTCTACAGCTGGCGGCCGCGCGCGCTTTCCCTCGGCTATCACCAGCCGCTGCACCTCGTGGACCGCTCGCTGGCGCGGCAACGCGGCATCGATGTCGTGCGCCGGATCACCGGCGGCGCGGCCCTGCTGCACAGCGACGAGCTGACCTATGCAATCGCGGTTCCGCGGCGGCATCGGTTGGTGCGAGGCGGGGTGCGGGCATCCTATGCGGCGCTCACGCAGGGGCTTGCCGCCGGACTGGAAGCCTTGGGGCTGGCGCCGGAGGCCGGCGCTCCCGCCCATGCGGCCGAGGAGACGCTGCCAAGCCTCTGCTTTTGGTCACCGAGCGGGCACGAGCTGTGGGTGGCCGAACACAAGATGGTCGCCAGTGCCCAGGGCCGAGTGCACGGCGGCGTGCTGCAGCACGGCAGCCTGGTGATGTCTCACGACCTGGACCTTCACCCGCTCACCCGCACGACGGCGCCCAACGCTTGCCCGCCGGGTCTGCGCGATGTCTTGCCGCAGCCCACGACGATTGGCGAATTGGTGCAGACCCTCACGCAGGGTGTGGCCGAGCGGCTGCGCATTGCGCCCCAGCCGGGCGCGCTTTCGCCCGCCGAGCGCAATCGCAGCGACGAGCTGGTCAAGGTACGGTACGCGCACGATGCCTGGCTCGCCCGCTGCTGACTCGGGATCTCAAGTGTCGGTGCTCGCCCGCGGGATGGCGGTGCTCCGCTCGGCGCAGCTCATTCTGGATGCGGGCTGCGGCGCCGGTCGCGCCGCCGTCGAGCTAGCCGCCGGCGCTCAGGTGATTGCCATGGATCGCGACGCCGAGGCGCTGGCGCAGGCGCCGCGGCATCCCAACATCTGGTACCTGCGGGCCGACGCCGACCGGGCGCCGATTGCCACCGACGCGCTGGACGCCGTCTTCAGCTTCGGGCTGCTGCAGATGCTCGGTGTCGATGGCAACGAAGACATCCGGCGCGCGCTGCGGGAGTTTCAGCGCACGCTGCGACCCACCGGCGTGGCGGTGATGGGCACGCTGGCGGACTTCAGAACCCATGACTCCCCATTTCGCAGCCTCACCGGCGCCGAGGTGTCGCAAGTCATGCGCAACACCTTTAACCTGCGCGAGCTCATCGGTCTGATGGATAGCGATGCTGCGGGGATTCGCTCGCGCTATTGGTACATCCACGCCGTACCAATCACCGGCCCGACGCCCCGCCGGCGGTCGGCAAAGCCGCATCGGGCTCGCGCTGGCGCCAAACGGCGCCAGTAACCGCGTCGCAGATCCACAACCGGCCCTGCCGCAGCGTGAGCCCGTGCGGCTCGAACGGGTCGCCATCGAGATCAAGGCGCTCAAGCACGGCGCCGTCCCGCGCGCTGAGCCGCAGCACGGTGCGATCCGAAGTGAAGGCGCACCATAGCGCCTTCCCGTCCCAGCCCAGCCCGTGGGCGCGGTCCATGGGCACCGGAATGACCCGGCGCGGCGCCAGCGATTCGGCGTCAACCAGCGTCAGGGCGCGCTGATCCAGCGTCGTGAGCCACAAGCCCTCGGCGGTCCACTCCAGGCCGTGCACGTCGCTATCGCCGGGCGCGCGAAACTGGGCCAGCATCGCGCCTGTATGGGGATCAGTTTTGACGATCCGAGTGTGCGCCGTGTCCATGGCCGTCGGCGGGCGCGTTTTCGGCAGGCCGTTGGAGCACATCCACAGCGCGCCGTGGCCGAAGGTCACCCCACTCGACTTTCCGGCGCCCGTGGCGAACGACCGGATGACCGTGCCGTCGTCGGGCGCGACCAGAAACGCTCGGCCCTGGTCCTGATCGGCGATCCACAGGCCCTCGGCGGTGGCCTGCAGCCCGTTGGGATGCGCCACCGGCGCCTGGAACGCGTGGTCGAAACGCCGGGTCACGGCGAAGCTTCGGCAGCCAGCGTCTGGATGGCGCGGCGTCCGAGGATGCGCACGTCCTCGCTGATGTGGCTGGCCCCAAGGTCTTTCGACGAGAACCAGCGCTGCTCGCTGTGCTCCGCCGCGGCCAACCGAGGCTCTCCGCCCACGGCGTGACCGAAATAGATGAGGTCGATGTGAAAGTGCCCGGGTTCGATGGTCTCCAACAGAATCGTTTCGGGTCGCGGCAGGCCCCGCACGTCATCGTCGTCCACGGGCAAGGTGTCGCCCACGATCGCAATGTCGAGGCCAGCCTCTTCGCGCACCTCGCGGCGCAGAGCCTGCGTGGGATCCTCGCCGGCCTCGATGTGCCCGCCGATGGGCAGCCACTTCTTGAGCTTGCGGTGGTTGACCAGCAGCACCTTGCCGTCACGCACCAGGAATCCGGTGGCGGTGAAGTGTTTGTCCGGAAGGGCAGGGCGGCTCACGCCGCGATTGTAGGCAGCCGCCGCCCCGCCATGGTGGAGATGGGGGCGAGTCGAACGCCCCGTCCAGAGGCCGTCACCCCGCCGCGTCTACAGGCATAGCCGATCGCTATGGTTCTCGCCGGCTTGCCCGCCGTTCGGCCGCGGGCAACCCGACCAGTCCGCGTGTCTTAGCCGGCATATGCGGACGCCTCTGCCGGCGCAGCCTAGAGTGTTGGCGCCTGGTCCGGCCCGCTAGGCACGAGCCGGGCAGACGTCACGGCGCTTAGGCCGCGAGTGGGAGCGCTTCTTGCTCGCCAGTTACTTGGTTTGCCGCCTTTTTTTCGAGCGTGACGGCGTGCTCGACCTGCAGCAGCGGACCTCGGACTTCTGTCGAAACCCGGCATCCCCAGCGATTCAATGCTAGCGCATGCGCCGCGCGATCTCACGCGCATCGTCGCGAGCGCGAATCTTCTCCCGTTTGTCATAGGCGCGCCGCCCCCGCACCAGGCCAATCTCGACCTTGGCCCACCCTTTCTCAAGGTAAAGCCGCAGGGGCACGGCGGTCTGCCCGGCCTGGTTGGTGTGGCGCGCCAGCTCGTCGATTTCGGCCCGATGGAGCAGCAACTTCCGGGGACGGTCGGGATCGTGATTGGCGTCGGCGGCCGGCTTGTAGCGCGCGATATGCACGTCGCGCAGAAAGGCCTCGCCATCCTGGACGGCGACATAGCCCTCGCGCAGCGAAACCGATCCGGTGCGCAGGCTCTTGATTTCGGTGCCGCGGAGCTCCAGGCCGGCATCGAACGTGTCCAGCACCACGTAGTCGTAGCGGGCGCGCCGGTTGACGGCAAGAGTGCGATTCCGGCTGGTCGGGGGCGGCGTCGCCTGCCGCCGCCGGCGTTTACGCGCCATGCGAGTCCGTGCCGGACCGTGCGCGACCCTCGCCCGCAGGCGGGCTGGGCGCGGGGCTAGCCGGCGGCCGAGGCGCTTCCGACCGGGACCATGCCTTCAAGCAACTTCTCGAGCGCCATGGTGTGGCTGCACGTCTGCCAAACCATGAAGAACTCGCAGTCACAACTCCACGCACCGTCGGCCAGCCTGATCACATGATCGTTGTTGTCGCCATCGAACCGCACCGTCAACGCCTCGAAGTGGATGCGATGCGGTTCCTGGGCGTACTTGTGGGCTTTCTGGACCTTGCTGATCAGACTCGACTGCACGCGAGACCTCCTTAGACCGCCCCACTCCAATGAAAAAGCGCCCGGACGTGACCGGGCACCCAAGGCTCAGCGGCTCGATGCGTTGAAAACCGCACGCAAACCAAGCGCTGCTGATGCATGGACGATTATAGCGCCGAGCGTTCGCGCCGTTCCGGCTACCACCCATATTGCAGGCGAATGGAGAGCCGCTCCGGCAGGCCGAGGTCCGTCATGCGGCGCTGGACCTGGGCGACGTCATAGGTCGCGCGCTCGACCTGGAGGGTGCGGGCCTCGGGATCGAACAGGGCAAAGGCCGCGCGCGGATCGCCGTCCCGCGGCTGACCCACGCTGCCGGGATTGACGATCAGTCGATCGTCGTCGACCACGATGCGCTGCCCCGGCGTCGGGACCTCGGTGGTGAAGGCTTCGCTGCCGGTGGCCCCACTGCGCCACCGGAACACCAGCGGGACGTGCGTGTGCCCCACGAGGCAGATGTCGCTGGCGAAATAGCCGAAATTGGCAATCGCGATGCGCGCGTTGGTGATGTATTCCCACACCGGATCTTGGGGGCTGCCGTGGGCGACCGCGACGTCGCCGAACATTCCGGCCGGCTCGAGGTCGGCCAGATACTGCCGGTTGACCGGCGTGAGCACGCCGCCGGTCCACTCGCAGGCCGTGCGGGCATCGGCGTTGAACCGAATCAGGTCGGCCTTGCCGATGGACCCCCAATCGTGATTTCCGACCAGCGAACGCAGGGGCAGCTCCCGCAGGCGCTCAACGACCTCGTTTGGGGACGGCCCATAGCCAACCAGATCGCCCAGGCACCAGACCTCGTCGACGCTGCCGGCGGCACGGAGCACGGCGTCGAGCGCGGTGAGGTTGCCATGCACGTCGGCAATGACCAGGATCGTCAGGAGCGCGCTCCGTCATTCGGTGCGCCCAAGGCGGCGCTGGGGCCATTATGCGCGGGCCTCCCCAACGTGTACGGCGCACCGTCGATCGTCGATACTGGAGGCGCTGCCGTTGCGCGCGGCAGCCGGCGTGGAGGTGGAACCGTGCGACGCAATTCCGGGCAAGTCCTGGTCGGGCTGATCATCATCGCGGTTGGGCTGGCCCTGCTGCTCGACAACCTCGACGTGGGCGGCAGCCCGTGGCGGTTCTTTCCCTCGGTCATTGCCCTGATCGGGCTTTGGGCGCTCGCGCGCACCGGCTTTCGCCAGCCCGTCGCCCCGCTGCTGCTGATCGCGATCGGCGTGACCGTGCAGCTTTCGATCCTGGATGAAGTGCCGGAAGGGGTGCGATCGGCAATCTGGCCGGTCCTAGTAATTCTCTTCGGTCTGATGCTCATCTTTTGGCGCACGTCGCGCAGACGTGCCGTCGCCGGCGCCGGCGACAGCGGGAGCTATGTCGCCATATTCCACGGAGTGCAAGACCGGGTGAACGGTCCCCTTGGGCAGATTCAGGCCACGGCGGCTTTTGGCAGCGTGGAGCTCGACCTGCGCGAGGCCCGCATCGAAAACCCGCCGGCGAACATCGATGTCTCGTGCCTCTTCGGCGGCATCGAGATTCGACTGCCGCCGGACGCGGCGGTGCAGAACGACGTGCTGGGGCTGTTCGGCGGCGTCGAAGATCAGCGTCGGGCCGGCGCTGCCGATGCCGTCACGATCAACCTGCGGGGAGCCGTCATTTTCGGCGGGCTGCGGATACTGGACTAATCTCCAGCCGCCAGAACTAGCCTTCGCTCCGAGCCGGAGGCGTGAGTCCCCGCGCCTCGACCGCCGCGATGAACTGCGCCCCGCGGTCGAACTCGTGCGCGAATAGTCCAAACGAGGCGCACGCCGGCGAGAGCAGCAGCGCGTCGCCGGGCTCGGCCATGTCGAGCGCGGCCGTGACGGCGGCGTCCATGTCGTCAACCGCCACCGGCGCCAGCGATCCCAACTGTGGGATCAAGCGATCGGTGCCCGCGCCCGGAAGCAGCACGACGCCGCGTATGCCGGCGTCGCTCTCCAAGCGCCGCGCCAGCGCGCTGAAGTCGAGCCGCTTGTCCGACCCGCCGGCGATGAGCGCCCAGGGCCCCGGAATGGTGTCGAGGGCCGCCAGGGTCGCGTCCGGAATGGTGGCGGTGGTGTCGTTATACACGCGGACCGAGCCGATGGTCCCAAGAAAGTCCTGACGGTGCGCCACGCCGGTGAAGCCAGCGACGGCTCGGCGAATCGCTGCCTCCGGCACGCCGAGCTCCTGGGCGGCCAGCGCCGCCGCCGCCAGGTTCGCGCGGTTGTGCGCCCCGCGCAGCGCGGCGTCGCTCCAGCCCGGCGGCTCAGCCCCGGCGGGAACCCGGACGACGCGGCCCCGCGCGCGGTTCGCGAACCAATCGCCCCACCCCGGACCGGCGGGCAGCACGGCCCAATCGCCCGGCTGCTGGGCGCGGAGCAGCTCGGCCTTGGCGGCGGCATAGGCCTCCATCGAGTCATAGCGATTGAGGTGATCGGGCAGCAGGTTGGTGACAATGGCGCCCGATGCGCGCGCGCCGGCTCCCGCCAGGCCCTCCGTTTGCCAGCTCGACATCTCGAGCACCACCACCTCGTCGGGTTGAATCTCGTCGAGCTGGGTCAGCGCCGAGACGCCCATGTTCCCCGCGAGCCGCGTGGGCCGTCCGGCGGCGTGCAGCATGGCATGCACGGCGGCAGCGGTGGTCGTCTTGCCGCGGGTGCCGGTCACGGCCACCACTTGCGACGCGGGACACCAGCGCAAGAACATGGTGAGCTCCATCTCGATGCGCGCGCCGGCCGCTCGCGCCACGGCCAGCGCCGGTGCATCCAGCGGAACCGCGGGGTTGCGCACCACGATCTCGGCGTCGCGAAAGTCCTGGAGATCGTGACGTCCGAGGACGTAGCGCACGCCGCGCGTCCCAAGCTGCTCCAGGCTCGGCGCCAATTGGGACGCGTCGCGCAGGTCCGTCACCACCAGCGACGCGCCATGGCGCCGCAAGAACTGGGCCACGCCCAGCCCTCCGCCGTGCAATCCCAGCCCCATCACCACCACGCGCCGACCGGTCAGCGCGCGCGGGCTGTCAATCGGCAGCGGTCGTGGCCGGTCAGTCATGACGCACATCCGGCCGGACAAAGACCATCGCCCGGCGGCAGCCCTGAATTCGGGCTGTCACGACAAACGCTTATGACAAGTCGCGCGGCGCCTATCTGAAACGATAGAGACGGGCTGCATGCACGGCGGACATCGGTCGAACAGTTTGACATATTTTGATGCTTCAAAATAGTTCGCCATCGTCGATGCCCGACTCGCGAACGATAAACTTCTCGCCTTTCGCGAAGGTGAACTATTGACATTGGCGTAGTAAGGCTTACAGTTGAAGCAGCTTACGGCCCCGGCCGTAACGTTGCTGCATTTTCGGGCTTGGGGAGGCTCGCTCGTGGTCCGTCATTCCGACCGCTTCGAATAAGGCACCGCCGTCGCCCATCCATTTTGGATGGGCGATTGTCTTTATGTGGGCAGTCGGCCAGGACGAGGTCCGCGGGCACAAGTTGTCAGGGGGAGGCAATCAATGGCAGCGGAGTGCACCAGTTTTCGGACCGCCCTCGCATGGTATACGGAGCAGCTCAGCCGGCGTCGGCGTCTGCCCGCTCGCGACGTGCGGCGCCAGATCGGATGGATTGACGACTTCCGCACCTGCCTGCCCCGACGAACGAGTCCCATCGAGGTCAGCGTGCGAGACATCGTGCTCTACTTCGCCGACCACTGCGACTCGTTCGACGACCCGGTTGAGTGGTTCCACCGCTACAAGGCCATCGAGTCGTTCTACGAGGAAATGACCCGCGAGTTCAACCTGCCCTCCAATCAGATTCGCGGCCTCTACGACGAGTCGGACCTGGACCCCGAGCTGCTGACCCGCATGCCGACCACGCCGAGCTTCGCGCCGGTGGACTGGTCGCGTGAGGAGCGGTACGCCTACTAGCGACCGCGGTCCTGCCAAGGGCGTACCATCAACGCATGGCGCACGAGGCAGATTCGAGTGAGGCGCCGCTAACCGCCAGCGGTTTCCGAGCCCGCAAGGGCGGGGCTCCGCTTGTGTGCGTCACGGCGTACGACGCCCCATTTGCCCGCCTCGCCGAAGCGGCAGGGGTCGACGGGATTCTCGTCGGCGACAGCCTGGGACCCAACGTGCTGGGGCACGCGCGCGAGTTGCACGTGACCGTCGATGACATCGTGCACCACACCGCCGCGGTCACCCGCGCCGTCTCCGCCACCCTGGTCATCGGCGACCTGCCGTTCATGTCCTACGCCACGCTCGACGACGCCCTGCACAACGCCGCGCGGCTGGTGCGCGACGGCGGCGCGACGGCGGTGAAGCTGGAAGGCGGAACCGAAGTCGCCGGCATCACCGAAGGGCTGACGGCCCGCGGCATCCCGGTCATGGCGCACGTGGGCCTCACGCCGCAGTCCGTGCTCGCGACCGGCGGCTATCTGGCGCAGGGCGTCAACCTGGCGGGAGCGCAGCGCGTGGTGGACGGCGCGCGTGCCCAGGAGGCTGCGGGCGCGTTTGCGGTAGTCCTGGAAGCCATTCCGGCGCGTCTGGCCGCCGTCGTGACGGAACAACTGTCGATTCCGACGATCGGCATCGGCGCCGGCCCGAACTGCGACGGCCAGATTCAGGTGCTGCACGATCTGCTGGGGCTGACCAGCCGAACGCTCCCGCGCCACGCGCGGCGCTATGCCGACCTGGCCGGCGCCGCCCGCGAGGCGTTGACGCAGTACCGCGACGAGGTCACGCAGGGCGCGTTCCCGACCGCCGAGCATGGATTCAAGATCCGCCGCGGGGTGATCGACCGCCTGGAGCTTGACTAGGCCGTCTCAGCCCGCCAGCAGAATCCCGGCGTCGCGAGCAATCCTGCGGCGCAGCCCGCGCACCCAGGGACCATAGGACGCCGCGTCAGCCACGACCGCGTTCGAGGTGACGATCATCACCGCCGCGCTGGCCGCATAGCGCAAGGCCGCGCGCACCACGGCGACCGGGTCCACGATGCCGGCCGCCAGCGGGTCGACGTATTCGCCGGTCGTGACGTCGAACGCGCGCGGCGGATCGGCCGCCGCGACGGCATCGGCCACGACGGCGCCCTCGAAACCGGCGTTGCGGGCGATCGTCGCCACCGGAGCCGCCAGCGCGCGCCGCACCACGCGCCAGCCGTAGGCCTCGTCCGCGTGCGCGTCGGGCGGCGCGGTGAGGTCCCGCGCGGCGCGGGCCAGCGCGGCCCCGCCGCCGGCCACGATGCCCTCCTCCAGGGCCGCGCGGGTTGCGGCCACGGCGTCCTCGACGCGCTGCCGCGCTTCCTGGCGCTCGGCATCCGTCGCCGCGGCGACGTGAATCTCCGAAACCGCTCCGGAAAGATTCCGGATGCGCTCTTCCAGCTTCTCGCGGTCGAACTGATTCTTCGCGCGGTCACGGTAGAGCCACAGCAGCTCCGCGCGATCGGCGACGGCCTGCGGCTCGCCCGCGCCACCCATGACCAACGTCTCGGTGGTGTCGCTGCGCACCCGCGCGGCGTGTCCCAGGACGCTCACGGGCACCGATCCCCATGGGTCACCCGACTCGTGCGCCACCAGCGTGGCCCCGGTGAAGATCGCCAGGTCTTCGAGCATGGCGCGCTGGCGTTCGCCGAAAACCGGCGCGCGCACCGCGATCACGGACATTCGGCCGAGACGGTGGTTCTCGACAAGGGTGGCGAGGGTCTCACCGCCGACGGTCCTCGCCACGACGAGCAAGCGCTGTCCGCCGCCGGCCACATAGGCCTCCAGGAATGGGAGCATCGGCCCCACGCCCCCGAGCTCGCGGTCGGTCACGAGCACGTCGCAGTCTTCGAGCTCCGCGCGCATGCCGGCGCCCGCCGTGGCCAGTTGGCGCGAGGCCAGCCCGCGCTCCAACCGCATTCCCTCGACGGTGCGCGCCTCGGTGTTGAGTCCCTGGCCGAGCTCGACGGTCACCGCCGCGCCCAGCCCATAGCGGTCGAAGATTCCGGCGATGATCTCCCCCAGGTCGGCATCGTGCGCCGCCAGCCCGGCCACCCAGGCCGTCTCGCGCCTGGTGGTAATCGGCCTGGCCTGCTCGCGCACGGCCTGGTCGACTTGCAGGACGGCGGCCGCCAGCCCCCGTCGCAGGCGCATCGGGTCCGCGCCCGCGGCCACCAGCCGCTGCGCTTCATGGGTCAGGGCCTGCGTCAGCACGGCGGCAGTGGTCGTGCCGTCGCCGGCGGCGGTGTTGGTGAGCCGGCAGGCCTCCGTGACGATGGCGGCGCCGGTCTGCAGAAATCCGTTGCGGAGCTGGATGTCCCGCGCGACTGATACCCCGTCATGCGTGATCTTCGGGGGGCCGATCTCTCCCCGGTAGGCCACGTTGCGTCCTCGCGGGCCCATGGTGCACTTGACGGTATTGGCGACGATGTCGACCCCGGCCGTGAGCGCCAGCCGCGCCTCGAGGTCGTGCAGGATCGCGACGTCGCTCACGGGTGCGCCTCATTGGCATCGTCGGACCGGTCCAATTCGAAGTCGGCCAGCTGGCGTCGCTGCGCGTCGGTGAGGTCGCATTCGGACAGCAAATCGGGCCGTCGGTCGAGCGTGCGCCGCAGCGCGTGCGCCCGCCGCCAATCCGCCACGCGCCCGTGGTCGCCGCTGAGCAGCGTGGCCGGCACGCGCCGACCGCGAAACTCCTCCGGGCGGGTGTACTGCGGGTGCTCCAGCAAGCCCGCGGCATGGGACTCATCCCGCACCGAGTCTTCGCATCCGACGACGCCCGGAATCAGCCGCGAGGTTGCCTCGATGAGCACCAGCGCGGGCACCTCGCCGCCGGCGACGACGTAGTCGCCGATGCTGACTTCTTCATCGATGACCAGGTCGCGCACCCGGTCGTCGACGCCCTCGTAGCGCCCGCAGACGAGGATCAGGTGTCCCCGCTCGGCCAGGCGCCGCACGGCCGGCTGGGTGAGGGGCGGAGCCTGCGGCGAGAGCAGCACCGTCCACGAGTCCGCGGTGCGCAGCTCTTCGACCGCGCGCACGATCGGCTCCGGCTTCATGAGCATGCCCGGCCCGCCGCCGTAGGCGTAGTCGTCAACCTGTCGATGGGGCGGCTCCGCCCACCGTCGCAAGTCGTGGACGCGGACGTCGATCAGCCCGCGTGCGCGCGCCTTGCCCAGCAGGCTTGCCTGCAGCACAGGTTCCAGCATGCCGGGAAAGATGGTGACGACATCGAAGCGCACGGACGCCCTCCGGCTTTCTGACCTAGCAGCGGTCCTTCAAGCGTACGCCGGAAATCGGTGGCGCCGCGACGCGCCTCGGGCGGGCGTCCCGGCGTCGGCGACGATCGCGCCTAGCTGGCTTCCTGGATATCGAGCGCCAGCCGGCGTCCCTGGCTGATGGGCGCCGCCTGCATGACGGCCCGGATCGCGATGGCCACCCGGCCCTGCCGCCCGATCACCCGCCCCATGTCCTGCGGATCGACGAACAGCTTGTACACGTGCAGGTGGTGGCGGCGAAAGCGCTCCACGCGCACCTCGTCGGGCACCGTGGCCAGGTTTCGGCCGATGAATTCGATCAGCTCGTCCACGGGTCCGGGCTACTCGCCGTTGCCGGCCGGCGCGGCGGCCGCGGCCTCGCGCGCGATCTCCAGCAGCTTGCGCACGCGCTCGGTGGGCTGGGCGCCCTTGCGGATCCACTCCTCGGTGCGCGGGACGTCCAGCACCACGGTGGATGGCTCGGTGAGGGGGTCGTAGTGACCAAGCTCGTCGACGCGGCGGCCGTCACGACCCGAGCGGCGTTCGGCCACGACCACCCGATAGTGCGGGCGGTTTCTCCGACCAAGCCGCGCCAGGCGGATTCGCAACATACGACCGTGCTCCAAACATGAAGGCGAGAAAAATCGAGCAGCCGCAAGGCTGCCCTGGGCCGCCATTATGCTACATGGCGGCTACGACTGGGCGGACGACCCCCCACTGTCGGCCGGCGCCTCGCCGTCGTCGGGGGGCCTCGCCGCCGGGGGGCACGTATTCGGGAATCTGGCTCGTGTCCAGCGAACCGTCCTCGTTCGGCCCGACCTCCCACCGCTCGGGCCAGGCTAGGAAAAGCGACGCGAACTGGTCCTTGAACAGCACCTGGTCGCCGAGCGCCACGTGGCGGTAGATGACGGTTTTCATGCCCTCGCGGGCTGAGTCCGTTTGCTTGACCTCGCCTGGTTCAAGCTCGGGGTTCGCCACGACCACCGGCGGCGGCGGCTCGGCAATTTCCCCGCGCGACGAATCGAGCGTGACCTTGCGCCCGATGGGCGCGCCGAAGATCTTGAATCGCAGGATCAGCCGCACCGGGTCGAACTCGCGTCGAATCAAGAGGTAGTGGGGGGTGTCGTTCGTCGCCCGAAGGTCCTGCCGTGGCTGCCAGATCGCCGCATCGAATCCGGGCGGACTGTCTTCGCCCAATTCGTAGTACCCAACGCGATAGACGTGCTGCCAACGCTCATCGATCGGCAGCCCGGCCCAAAACAGCGCCCGGAAGAGCGTGGTGGAAACCTGGCAGATGCCGCCACCCACGCCAGGCTCGGTGCGCGTGGGCGCGATGACCAGGCCCTCCACGAAGCCGTTGGCAACCGTGATCGGCCCCACCGTCTCGTTCAGGGAGAAGGACTGACCGGGCGCGATGATTGCGCCGTCGATGAGCCGAGATCCGTGGTCGATGTTGTGGATCCGGTTGTCTTCGGAGCCCCAGAAGATCGACTCGCCGACGGCGATGACGTTGTCGAACTGCAGCGCCTTGGCCGTCAGCCGACTGATGTCGGGCTTGACGATGACGATCGGCGCCTGCACCGCCGACTCGCCGCTGGCGAATGCGGTCTG from Chloroflexota bacterium harbors:
- a CDS encoding metallophosphoesterase family protein, encoding MTILVIADVHGNLTALDAVLRAAGSVDEVWCLGDLVGYGPSPNEVVERLRELPLRSLVGNHDWGSIGKADLIRFNADARTACEWTGGVLTPVNRQYLADLEPAGMFGDVAVAHGSPQDPVWEYITNARIAIANFGYFASDICLVGHTHVPLVFRWRSGATGSEAFTTEVPTPGQRIVVDDDRLIVNPGSVGQPRDGDPRAAFALFDPEARTLQVERATYDVAQVQRRMTDLGLPERLSIRLQYGW
- a CDS encoding NUDIX domain-containing protein, with protein sequence MSRPALPDKHFTATGFLVRDGKVLLVNHRKLKKWLPIGGHIEAGEDPTQALRREVREEAGLDIAIVGDTLPVDDDDVRGLPRPETILLETIEPGHFHIDLIYFGHAVGGEPRLAAAEHSEQRWFSSKDLGASHISEDVRILGRRAIQTLAAEASP
- a CDS encoding Mur ligase family protein; the protein is MTDRPRPLPIDSPRALTGRRVVVMGLGLHGGGLGVAQFLRRHGASLVVTDLRDASQLAPSLEQLGTRGVRYVLGRHDLQDFRDAEIVVRNPAVPLDAPALAVARAAGARIEMELTMFLRWCPASQVVAVTGTRGKTTTAAAVHAMLHAAGRPTRLAGNMGVSALTQLDEIQPDEVVVLEMSSWQTEGLAGAGARASGAIVTNLLPDHLNRYDSMEAYAAAKAELLRAQQPGDWAVLPAGPGWGDWFANRARGRVVRVPAGAEPPGWSDAALRGAHNRANLAAAALAAQELGVPEAAIRRAVAGFTGVAHRQDFLGTIGSVRVYNDTTATIPDATLAALDTIPGPWALIAGGSDKRLDFSALARRLESDAGIRGVVLLPGAGTDRLIPQLGSLAPVAVDDMDAAVTAALDMAEPGDALLLSPACASFGLFAHEFDRGAQFIAAVEARGLTPPARSEG
- the panB gene encoding 3-methyl-2-oxobutanoate hydroxymethyltransferase, which produces MAHEADSSEAPLTASGFRARKGGAPLVCVTAYDAPFARLAEAAGVDGILVGDSLGPNVLGHARELHVTVDDIVHHTAAVTRAVSATLVIGDLPFMSYATLDDALHNAARLVRDGGATAVKLEGGTEVAGITEGLTARGIPVMAHVGLTPQSVLATGGYLAQGVNLAGAQRVVDGARAQEAAGAFAVVLEAIPARLAAVVTEQLSIPTIGIGAGPNCDGQIQVLHDLLGLTSRTLPRHARRYADLAGAAREALTQYRDEVTQGAFPTAEHGFKIRRGVIDRLELD
- the smpB gene encoding SsrA-binding protein SmpB: MARKRRRRQATPPPTSRNRTLAVNRRARYDYVVLDTFDAGLELRGTEIKSLRTGSVSLREGYVAVQDGEAFLRDVHIARYKPAADANHDPDRPRKLLLHRAEIDELARHTNQAGQTAVPLRLYLEKGWAKVEIGLVRGRRAYDKREKIRARDDAREIARRMR
- a CDS encoding LiaF-related protein, producing the protein MRRNSGQVLVGLIIIAVGLALLLDNLDVGGSPWRFFPSVIALIGLWALARTGFRQPVAPLLLIAIGVTVQLSILDEVPEGVRSAIWPVLVILFGLMLIFWRTSRRRAVAGAGDSGSYVAIFHGVQDRVNGPLGQIQATAAFGSVELDLREARIENPPANIDVSCLFGGIEIRLPPDAAVQNDVLGLFGGVEDQRRAGAADAVTINLRGAVIFGGLRILD
- the lspA gene encoding signal peptidase II, which gives rise to MASRAHARRARLATFGLGLVVTGVDQAIKLMVDAVLPPGGATIGPVFTLRRVNNPGVNFGLFSDHPAPILIITVAIGVGFAAYVAARPPRRWWQIAAFALLIGGAFGNVIDRLRIGAVFDYLNIAPFVGFLNFADLAIGAGLIVLVADSLRERRPAANPPAGANGGPAPPG
- a CDS encoding biotin/lipoate A/B protein ligase family protein, with the protein product METWRLLVDPAAAGARNMAIDQAMAEAVQRGDAPPTLRFYSWRPRALSLGYHQPLHLVDRSLARQRGIDVVRRITGGAALLHSDELTYAIAVPRRHRLVRGGVRASYAALTQGLAAGLEALGLAPEAGAPAHAAEETLPSLCFWSPSGHELWVAEHKMVASAQGRVHGGVLQHGSLVMSHDLDLHPLTRTTAPNACPPGLRDVLPQPTTIGELVQTLTQGVAERLRIAPQPGALSPAERNRSDELVKVRYAHDAWLARC
- a CDS encoding class I SAM-dependent methyltransferase, with translation MSVLARGMAVLRSAQLILDAGCGAGRAAVELAAGAQVIAMDRDAEALAQAPRHPNIWYLRADADRAPIATDALDAVFSFGLLQMLGVDGNEDIRRALREFQRTLRPTGVAVMGTLADFRTHDSPFRSLTGAEVSQVMRNTFNLRELIGLMDSDAAGIRSRYWYIHAVPITGPTPRRRSAKPHRARAGAKRRQ